Proteins found in one Oryza glaberrima chromosome 4, OglaRS2, whole genome shotgun sequence genomic segment:
- the LOC127772004 gene encoding pEARLI1-like lipid transfer protein 1 — protein MLAMASTLPGAAAAAAAGASPRRGLWGKDMPVNPFCPWDAVKFGACAGVLGVVGVQAGAHLGSKCCALVDGLAAAEAAACFCTTIKESVLGIPTEWTVGVSVLVSTCKTELPDGFKCV, from the coding sequence ATGCTCGCCATGGCGTCGACgctgcccggcgccgccgcggcggcggcggccggcgcgtcgCCGCGCAGGGGGCTGTGGGGGAAGGACATGCCGGTGAACCCGTTCTGCCCGTGGGACGCCGTCAAGTTCGGCGCGTGCGCCGGCGTGCTGGGCGTCGTGGGCGTGCAGGCTGGCGCACACCTCGGGAGCAAGTGCTGCGCGCTCGTCGACGGGCTcgccgcggccgaggcggcggcgtgcttcTGCACCACCATCAAGGAGAGCGTGCTCGGGATCCCCACGGAGTGGACCGTCGGCGTCAGCGTCCTCGTCAGCACCTGCAAGACGGAGCTCCCTGACGGCTTCAAATGTGTCTGA
- the LOC127770457 gene encoding uncharacterized protein LOC127770457 isoform X2 yields the protein MSCCPCTTTTSSPLSLPRPACRGRWSGGGGSSANAAAWRARGGGAKRSLVVAASGSKDETAEGKKQEEESEFNPFGFVTDNPSSRGAIQLPESPAQDGNVGQMLYRIEDKGREFGSRVKSGKLRWFVRETGSAGARRGTVVFIHGAPSQSFSYRMVMSQMADAGYHCFAPDWIGFGFSDMPQPGYGFDYTEEEFHKSLNELLSTLNITEPFFLVVQGFLVGSYGLTWALKNSSKVLKVAILNSPLTVSSPVPGLFNQLRLPLFGEFTCQNAVLAERFIEAGSPYVLKSEKADVYRLPYLSSGAPGFALLEAARKANFRDVLSRISAGFASNSWEKPILLAWGISDKYLPLPIAEEFQKGNPAAIKLEPIEGAGHMPQEDWPEKVVTALRSFL from the exons atgtcctgCTGcccctgcaccaccaccacctcgtctCCTCTCTCCCTGCCACGCCCCGCTTGCAGAGGCAGgtggtccggcggcggcggcagcagcgccaacgccgccgcttGGAGGGCGCGTGGAGGAGGAGCGAAGCGGAGTTTGGTAGTCGCGGCGAGCGGCAGCAAGGATGAGACGGCGGAGGGGAAAaagcaggaggaggagtcggAGTTCAACCCGTTCGGGTTCGTGACGGACAACCCGTCGAGCCGCGGCGCCATCCAGCTGCCGGAGTCGCCCGCCCAGGACGGCAATGTCGGCCAGATGCTCTAC AGGATCGAGGACAAGGGGAGGGAGTTCGGCTCAAGAGTGAAATCAGGAAAGCTGCGGTGGTTTGTGAGGGAAACAG GTTCCGCTGGTGCACGACGTGGGACTGTCGTGTTTATTCACGGTGCTCCATCTCAGTCATTTAGCTATCGTATGGTTATGTCTCAG ATGGCAGATGCTGGCTACCACTGCTTTGCTCCTGATTGGATAGGATTTGGGTTCAGTGATATGCCACAGCCCGGATATGGATTCGACTACACAG AAGAGGAGTTCCACAAGTCACTCAATGAGCTTCTTAGTACTTTAAATATCACTGAGCCATTCTTCTTAGTTGTCCAG GGATTTCTTGTAGGTTCATATGGGCTAACATGGGCACTAAAGAACTCAAGCAAAGTTCTGAAGGTAGCAATTCTTAACAGTCCACTCACTGTTTCTTCTCCAGTGCCTGGATTGTTTAACCAGCTAAG GTTGCCACTTTTTGGTGAATTTACCTGCCAAAATGCTGTTTTGGCTGAGAGATTCATTGAAGCAGGTAGCCC CTATGTGCTAAAGTCGGAGAAGGCTGATGTATACAGATTACCATATCTATCAAGTGGTGCACCTGGATTTG cattGCTTGAAGCTGCCAGGAAAGCTAACTTCCGAGATGTATTAAGTAGAATTTCAGCCGGGTTTGCATCCAACAG CTGGGAAAAACCAATATTGCTTGCATGGGGGATTTCTGATAAGTACTTGCCACTCCCCATAGCTGAGGAGTTCCAGAAAGGTAATCCTGCAGCCATAAAATTGGAGCCAATAGAAGGAGCTGGTCATATGCCTCAAGAGGACtg GCCAGAGAAGGTTGTGACGGCCCTAAGATCCTTCTTGTAG
- the LOC127770457 gene encoding uncharacterized protein LOC127770457 isoform X1 produces MSGQSNSPDMIFQVYTPRKRKFLNSVHYSESNRAVSHGSGLVTSAKDSHQGEESFLNGPAGLSSILSNSQGFAPQDILSGTTELSGIRCTTSSCKPNETILHTISTNNGTSNCQDTTQSFSLLMECTNHTTPSKPMHPHITFQLMHTKIESSNSCAKYADSTDQSQTAVAHKLLFSCEKGDQSIVAMVHPSQISLEKIQQKQGISSYEAKHDVQGSTKADDSSSILSPHSLDDEIMSVVGLLSPSAYESLCDGTIQLSSTVKVSVIAFFKSGEKNHDITWPKIIEIKGRVKLDAFEKFVQELRRCQTRSLLVISLCWKFGTSKAGLLGMKEVAENFEASQKVGFADVCDGSNLYVCPRSDAVITILAKCGFFKGMSAADTNQDSLIGCIVWRRNPLSKIVDHSRSETIGKGSPCVPHVGARHPTSLPFSDGHQATSCSNNPGMDSRTNTGNIQNDIDQMQEIQSNSVKTHPVATGLLSQCGHAKSTGERDPTEKLSQVSPFELASHEVPEIQQHVQSIIDSHSGSFGVWHPTSHSQGLSLKSLHVQQRTTHYDLAAQKVI; encoded by the exons ATGTCGGGCCAAAGTAATTCCCCCGACATGATTTTTCAGGTTTATAcgccaagaaaaagaaaatttttgaactCTGTTCACTACAGTGAATCTAATAGGGCCGTTTCTCATGGATCTGGGTTAGTCACTAGTGCTAAAGATAGTCATCAAGGTGAAGAATCATTTCTAAATGGTCCAGCTGGGTTGAGCTCTATTTTGAGTAACTCACAGGGTTTTGCTCCTCAAGATATTCTGTCAGGAACCACAGAACTGAGTGGCATTAGATGCACAACTAGTTCATGCAAACCAAATGAAACCATACTGCACACCATTTCAACAAATAATGGCACATCAAACTGTCAGGATACTACTCAATCGTTCTCTCTATTGATGGAGTGTACAAATCATACAACACCAAGCAAACCTATGCATCCACATATTACTTTTCAACTAATGCACACTAAAATAGAGTCTAGTAATAGTTGTGCTAAGTATGCAGATTCAACAGATCAGAGCCAGACAGCTGTGGCTCATAAGTTACTTTTCAGCTGTGAAAAGGGTGATCAGAGTATTGTAGCTATGGTTCACCCTTCTCAGATTTCCCTTGAAAAAATTCAACAGAAGCAAGGGATATCAAGCTATGAAGCTAAACATGATGTACAAGGTTCTACAAAAGCAGATGATAGTTCTAGTATATTGTCTCCTCATTCTTTGGATGATGAAATCATGTCAGTTGTTGGCCTGCTATCTCCTTCTGCTTATGAAAGCCTATGTGATGGTACAATCCAGTTGAGTAGCACTGTCAAGGTGTCTGTGATCGCCTTCTTCAAAAG CGGAGAAAAAAATCACGACATTACTTGGCCGAAAATCATAGAAATCAAAGGGAGAGTGAAATTAGATGCGTTTGAAAAGTTTGTCCAGGAACTCCGTCGATGTCAAACCCGATCTTTGCTG GTAATTTCTCTTTGTTGGAAGTTTGGGACATCAAAAGCTGGCTTACTGGGAATGAAAGAG GTTGCCGAGAACTTTGAAGCGAGCCAGAAGGTTGGTTTTGCAGATGTATGTGATGGTTCCAATCTCTATGTCTGCCCCAGAAGTGATGCTGTAATTACAATCCTAGCGAAATGTGGTTTCTTTAAAGGCATGTCAGCAGCTGATACAAACCAAGACTCGTTGATAGGGTGCATTGTGTGGCGCCGAAATCCACTGTCAAAAATTGTGGATCATAGCAGGTCTGAAACTATTGGAAAGGGATCTCCTTGTGTGCCTCATGTTGGAGCAAGGCATCCAACTTCGTTGCCATTTTCAGATGGACATCAGGCAACATCATGCTCCAACAATCCTGGCATGGACTCTAGAACAAACACAGGCAATATTCAGAATGATATTGATCAAATGCAAGAAATTCAGAGCAATTCTGTGAAAACGCATCCTGTGGCAACTG GTTTGCTATCTCAGTGTGGGCATGCTAAGAGTACTGGTGAAAGAGATCCTACAGAAAAA TTGTCGCAGGTTTCACCGTTCGAATTGGCATCGCATGAAGTCCCAGAAATTCAGCAACATGTTCAGTCCATCATAGATTCTCATTCTGGATCTTTTGGAGTGTGGCATCCTACTTCACATTCTCAAGGATTGTCTCTGAAATCCTTGCATGTTCAGCAGAGAACTACCCACTATGATTTAGCTGCACAAAAG GTTATCTGA